The Blastocatellia bacterium genomic interval ATGACACTGTTGCAACTGTCCAAAATGATAAATATCAAATAACCTCAGATTTATTTTTAGCTAATGGTCAAGCTGAAAAGTTGGAAATAGGTCAAACTACTGGAAAACTTGGTATTGATAATAATAAAGCTACACTATCAAGCCTAAAAACTAACTTATTAGGTGGAGAGGCAGACTTAGAGCTAGAACTAGCTTTAACTAATAATAATAAATCAAACTTACAAACAAAATTCCGTCAAATTGATAGTTTTGAACTAGTTAAATTAGGCAAAGAAGGTCAATCACTTCCTGTTAATGGGCTAATTTCTGGTGATGCAAATTTAAGTTGGCCCGGAACAAATTTCTTAAAAGTAACAGGTGAGCTTAAAGCTATTGCTGAAGGTCAAGCTTCTAAAGATCTAAATCAATTACCTTTAACTGCAAATTTACAAGTTTTAGCTAACCAAGGGAATTTAACTATTAAACCTTTAATAGCAAAACTTGGAGAAATCAATTTAACTGCTCAAGCAGAATTTTCACCACAAAATAATTTACTAAAAGCTGAATATAAAATTGATACAAAAAATAGCGAAGAATTACTTGTTTTAGCTAAAAACTTAAAACTCCTTGACCAAAATCTTTTAGACCTTAAACCAAATTTAACAGGTGATTTACAAGCTATAGGTCAAATTAATGGACAATTAGATAAATTGACTGTTGAGTCTGATATTGAAGTTGGACAATTAGGATTTCAGGAAAATAAATTTAAGGATTTGAGCGGTAAACTAAAATTAAATCCTGATGAAGTTAGTTTTGTTATTTATAAACTTTTTTGATAGTCAGGGGGCTTTATGCAGCTTGATTTTCAACAAAAAGTTAATGACAAAAACAGCGGACAAATAAAAGCAGACTTTACAAATTTCTATGTACAATTCTATCAACCTAATACAACCCAAGAACTATTTGCAGGTCAAATTAATGGCAGAGTTGAACTTAGCCAACTAGCTGAAAAACCTTTAGGTATTGCTGAGTTAAACTTAAAAAATAGCCGTTTAGCCACTCAACCAACAGAATCAGTTGATATTCAAATAAGTCTAGCTAACCAAATTGCTAAAATTAATAACTTATCCTTAAAACTTCCAGCAGGCATAATTAATACTCAAGGCTCTGTAAATTTACAAACTAATGACTTTCAATTAGTAAGCCAAACTGCACAACTAGACTTATCTAAATTAAATATTGAGAACCCTTTACAAGGAAAAGTTAATGCTATAGTTTCATTAAATGGTAATCCTAAAGATTCAAGCCAACTACAATTAGACTTACAAGCTGAGTCTGATAACTTAAAAACTATAGATACTCAATTAGGTCGTCTTTCTATACAAGCTTGGTCTGATAATCAAGGTCATATTCGTTCTGAAATCACATCTTATTTAATTGCTAGCCAACCTCAAAAAATCTTTGCTTTACTTACACTTAATAAAGAAGGCTATCCATTAGAAATAGAGAGCGAGTTAAACAAATTAGATGTTGCTTTGCTTTTAGCAGCAATTCAACCTCAAGCTGCAAAAAATGATGCAATTCATAGCAGCATAACAGGTAAATTAAATTTTAAGGGTAAAATACTTAATGATAAAGGGGAATTTAATTTAGTTAATTTTGAGGGTGGATTAAATCTTAGCAATGCTAGTTTTAAGCTTGCTGAGCAAACGCTTAATATTGAAACACCAACAAATATTGATTTTGAAGCAGGAAAGCTATGTTTAGACCGTCTTAGAATTTTTAGCGGGGATTCAGATTTTAACATTGCAGGACAACTAGCTTTGATGGATAAAAATAATTTAGACTTTACTGCAAAAGGAATTATTAACTTAAAAGATTTCAATAGTTTAGTCCCTAATACTTTATTAAATGGATCAATTCTTTTAGATGCTAAATTAACAGGTACACCAGAGAAACCTCAGCTTGTTGGACAAATGATGCTAAATAAAATAGGTTTATCACAGGATGATTTACCTATTCAATTTACTAATGGTAATGGACTAATTGTTTTTGGCAGCGAGCGAATACTGTTAGATAACTTTTCTATTAAAGCTAATGATGGACAAGTTAACGCAAAAGGACGAGTTGATTTAACAGCTTTTCAACCAAATAAATTTCAAGCAGACCTTGTTATTAACAATGTAAATTTAATTTATCAAGGAGCTTCCTTAACTGTTGGTGGAGATTTAGCCCTTAGCGGTACACCAACAGACCAATTAATAAAAGGAAACATAAAAGTTTTAGAAGCTTCCTACCTAAAACCTTTTGATACTAATACTTTTAACACCAAAATTAATAGTGCTGATGAAGGAATAGGAACAAAAAGTCTATTTTCACCTCGCTTAGATATTAATGTTGATGCAGATAGCTCTATTGTTGTGCAAAATCCTCAAATAAATACAGTTGCTTCAGCTACTTTAAGTTTAACTGGAAAAATAGATAACCCTAATTTAATAGGAAGAATTAATTTAGAAGGTGGATCAGTAATTTTTCGTAAAGAAAGATATGATATAACTGAAGGAATTTTAGATTTACCAGGTGGGGTTTTACTTCCAAATGTAAATTTATTAGCGGAAGGTGAAGTTAATACTTATCGTGTTTTTATTCGTTTTAGTGGCCCAATTGACCAAATAGATTTAGAGTTAGAATCTGAACCAGTATTAACCCGAACAGAAATCTTAACTTTAATTACTACAGGCCGACCAGATGCAACGGGTGGAGAACAACAAGACTTAGCTACTACAGGGCTTAATACTGGTGCAAATTTACTAGCACAAGAATTTATTTCTAAGCCTTTTGGACGTAAAGCAGAGCAATTATTGGGGTTAAACCAATTTCAAATAGACCCAATTATTAGAGCTAATGAAAATCCTTCAGCACGTCTAACTTTAGGACGACAAATTATTCCTAAACTTTCTTTTACTTATTCAACAAGTCTTGCTAGCAGCAATGACCAAGCCATAATTTTAGAATATAACTTATCAAATAGGTTTTCTTCGCTATTTTCTTTTACTCAAGGAGGTAATTCTACTAGAGGAAACACTAGTGACAGTGATTTAGCTTTTGAAATTCGTGGGCGTGAACGTTTTAGCTTTGGTGGAAAAGGACAAGTAGAAAAAACTACTAACTTAGGAATAATTAGCTTTAAGCCTTTGCTAATAGCAACCGCAGAAGTAATAGTTGATAAACCTGAAGGAATAAAAATAGGTAATGATACTTTACGTGATCTTTTACCCATTCAACGTCAACCATTTAGCATCCCTTTAGCAAAAGCAGGTCAAGAAAATTTAACTAACTATTTACAAGAACAAGGCTACTTTTTCGCTAAAGTTAACACTAGCTGTGATCCAGTAGATTGCCAAGGGCCAGGACTTAAGGTTAAATATGAAATATTGCCTGGTGAACGTTATGAAATCCGCAAAATTACTTTATCTGGTACAAATTTAATTGATACAGGTTCTGTTATTGGTCAACTACAAACTAAGGAAAAAAACTTTTTTGGTAAAGTGCCTATTTTTAAGAGTTTACCGCTAATAGGTGGTTTTGCTTATGGTGTAACTAGTAATGAACGATTACGCCAAGACAGCGAATTTATTCGCCAGCAATTAATTGATTTAGGCTATCGTCAAGCAAAAGTTTCCTATGACTACAAAATAGAATCAGATGGACAAGGAATAGATATTAATTTTACTGCTGAAGAAGGGGCATTAAACCGTATTGGCGAAATTCTTTTACAAGGAACAAATGCTTTTGAAAAAGGAGATTTAGCCCAAGCTATTTCTTTAAAAGTAGGAGAGCCTTTTACCCCAAATCGTCCACGTGAGGTAGCTAGAGAACTTCAAGACTACTATGCCCAACGTGGCTACTTAGACACAACAATTGAAGTTGAATTAGAGCAATTACCTAATAATGATATTCGCTTAATTTATCAAGTTAATGAAGGTGAGCCAGCCGAAGTTGCAGAAGTTATTATTCAAGGTACGCCAAGAGCTAATGAAGGGCCTATTCGTAGATTTATTGACTTAAAACCAGGTGATTTAATCACTAATAAAAAGCTTCAAAAGTTAAGAAAAGACCTTTACGCTACTGGAAATTTCCGAGAAATTCAGATTACTTTAGAGCCTCTAGCTTCTGAACCTTCTTTAAGGCGTGTTTTACTAAAATTAACTGAAGCAAAACCACTACTTTTAATTTATGGTTTTGGTTTTTCTACTGATGATGGCCCACGAGGTTCAATAGAATTAAGTAATACAGACTTTTTTAATCGTGTTACTACTAGCGCGATACGTCTACGTTTAAGTAAACGCGAACAGCGCGTCCAACTGCAATTTACTGATTTACGCCCATTTGGTAGCCGCTGGGCTACAACTGCTTCTATGCTCTACAACAGAGTTTCACCTTTAGGAGGCTCTAGTCAACAAATTAGCAATGTTGACCAAGCTGGATTAAGCGAAAATACTAATATAGGCTTAAGTCGTTTTGCTAGCTTTGTTCAATCTGAGCGACGTTTTACAGATAAACTATCTTTTCGAGTTCGATATAACTTTGAGTTAGCTAAGTTAATTAATTTAGAAGATGCTCAATTTAGTGCCTTTACAGAAACTTCTCGTATTACTCGTTTAGCAATTCTTACAACTGGCGCATCTTATGACACACGAGATAATCCAATTAATCCAACTCGTGGAAATCTATTTAGTATTGATTATTCTTTAGCTACTCGCATACTTGGTGGAAATGAATCATTTAACAAAATTAATACTAGCTACCAGTATTTTAATACTTTAGAAAACTCACCTATAAAATTCTTAAATAGTTCTATTCTAGCGTTTTCTTCTCGAATTGGACTAGCAGCACCTTTCCAAATTCGTTCCCGCCGGGGTGATGGTGTTATTACTGATTCTGATACATTACTACCTTTTAGTGAACGCTTTCGCAGTGGAGGTTCTACTACATTAAGGGGTTTTTTATTTGAGACTGCTGGCCCGCAAGCAATTTCTGAAGTAGGAAATGCACCTGCTCAATTAATACCTTTAGGCGGTAATGCCTTGGCAGTATTTAACTTAGAACTTCGTTATCCTTTAACTGACCGTTTGCAATTAGTACCTTTTTATGATTTAGGAAATGTGTTTTCTCGCGTTCGTGATATTGATTTTAAGGGAATGGCTAATACTGTAGGTGTAGGTTTAGGTTTAATACTCCAATAGGCCCAATAGGTGTTGATTATGGTTATTTGCTTGATCCTCAAACTTTTATTACTCCTAATGGTGGAGTTCTAAAACAACGTCGCGGCGTGCTACATATTAAGTTTGGACAATCTTTCTAAAAGCATTTGCTACCAAACTGTGTAGATATTCATTGCCCCTTAGAGCATTACACAAAAGCTCATCATAATAGCCTTTATGATTTAATACAAAAAATAAATTATTTCTTGATAAAAAATTAAAAAGGAAAGTAGTTATTAATTTAACAACCTACTTTGTATTGCAATAAGATTTTGTTACTAGTAATATATAACAGTAGTAAAATATAGTAGTCTAATTAAGTAACTAATCTAATTAAAAATAAATAGAGGTTTGATTAAAGGATATTTTTTAAACCTAATTTGTTTGTTAAAGATTTATATTGTTAAATTTAGATGAAGTTTTTTTGTGCAAATCTTGCCAGTTGGTCAAAATCAAATCAAAAGATATTTATAAATGCAATGCTGTAATGCCATTTGAAATTATAGAAACAGTATTGGAGGGTGTTGTGTTTGAAAAAATGACTATAGCTAAACGATTAATTTTAGCTTTTAGCG includes:
- a CDS encoding translocation/assembly module TamB domain-containing protein gives rise to the protein MQLDFQQKVNDKNSGQIKADFTNFYVQFYQPNTTQELFAGQINGRVELSQLAEKPLGIAELNLKNSRLATQPTESVDIQISLANQIAKINNLSLKLPAGIINTQGSVNLQTNDFQLVSQTAQLDLSKLNIENPLQGKVNAIVSLNGNPKDSSQLQLDLQAESDNLKTIDTQLGRLSIQAWSDNQGHIRSEITSYLIASQPQKIFALLTLNKEGYPLEIESELNKLDVALLLAAIQPQAAKNDAIHSSITGKLNFKGKILNDKGEFNLVNFEGGLNLSNASFKLAEQTLNIETPTNIDFEAGKLCLDRLRIFSGDSDFNIAGQLALMDKNNLDFTAKGIINLKDFNSLVPNTLLNGSILLDAKLTGTPEKPQLVGQMMLNKIGLSQDDLPIQFTNGNGLIVFGSERILLDNFSIKANDGQVNAKGRVDLTAFQPNKFQADLVINNVNLIYQGASLTVGGDLALSGTPTDQLIKGNIKVLEASYLKPFDTNTFNTKINSADEGIGTKSLFSPRLDINVDADSSIVVQNPQINTVASATLSLTGKIDNPNLIGRINLEGGSVIFRKERYDITEGILDLPGGVLLPNVNLLAEGEVNTYRVFIRFSGPIDQIDLELESEPVLTRTEILTLITTGRPDATGGEQQDLATTGLNTGANLLAQEFISKPFGRKAEQLLGLNQFQIDPIIRANENPSARLTLGRQIIPKLSFTYSTSLASSNDQAIILEYNLSNRFSSLFSFTQGGNSTRGNTSDSDLAFEIRGRERFSFGGKGQVEKTTNLGIISFKPLLIATAEVIVDKPEGIKIGNDTLRDLLPIQRQPFSIPLAKAGQENLTNYLQEQGYFFAKVNTSCDPVDCQGPGLKVKYEILPGERYEIRKITLSGTNLIDTGSVIGQLQTKEKNFFGKVPIFKSLPLIGGFAYGVTSNERLRQDSEFIRQQLIDLGYRQAKVSYDYKIESDGQGIDINFTAEEGALNRIGEILLQGTNAFEKGDLAQAISLKVGEPFTPNRPREVARELQDYYAQRGYLDTTIEVELEQLPNNDIRLIYQVNEGEPAEVAEVIIQGTPRANEGPIRRFIDLKPGDLITNKKLQKLRKDLYATGNFREIQITLEPLASEPSLRRVLLKLTEAKPLLLIYGFGFSTDDGPRGSIELSNTDFFNRVTTSAIRLRLSKREQRVQLQFTDLRPFGSRWATTASMLYNRVSPLGGSSQQISNVDQAGLSENTNIGLSRFASFVQSERRFTDKLSFRVRYNFELAKLINLEDAQFSAFTETSRITRLAILTTGASYDTRDNPINPTRGNLFSIDYSLATRILGGNESFNKINTSYQYFNTLENSPIKFLNSSILAFSSRIGLAAPFQIRSRRGDGVITDSDTLLPFSERFRSGGSTTLRGFLFETAGPQAISEVGNAPAQLIPLGGNALAVFNLELRYPLTDRLQLVPFYDLGNVFSRVRDIDFKGMANTVGVGLGLILQ